A window of Roseburia hominis A2-183 genomic DNA:
CAAAGCGGAGATAGCACAGACGCAGAGTCTGCAGAGCCGGAGGGCAGCAATTGGAGCAGAGCCGGAAGAACGCAAGTGAAGCAGAGCCGGAAGAACGCAAGTGAAGCAGAAGCGGAAGACCGCAAGTGGAGCAGAACCGGAGGGCAGGGAAACGGCATTTCAGACCTTGACAATGCGGGCTTGCAAGGCTTATACTTACACATAGTTGACAAAGGCAGTGACGAAGACAGTAAGCTGTGGATGAAAGGCAAAGCGAGCCGGGGCGGTGAGAGCCGGTGCGAGTAAGCCGCAGACGAAGATCCCTTCCAAGCCGCAGCCCGAAATGCAGCCGCAGATGTGGCACAGCAGAGCCTGTGTCAGACAGGAAGGCAGCACGGTAGGCGCTGACGCTTTTCCTGCGTTAAAGGGAACGGGTATTCGGATTTTCTCCACTGGAGATTTTTCAGGCAGCAGGAAGACATTCCAGGATTTCTGCGCTGGGAGAAGTCTGTGTACAATGTAATTAGGTGGTATAACGATAAAGGCTCTCGTCCTATTTACAGGACGGGAGCCTTAAATGTTTTATTTTGGAGGAAAAAATGTATAACAAAGTAGACACGAACCTGAATTTTGTGGACAGAGAAAAGCAGGTAAGAGAGTTCTGGAAAGACAATGACATCTTCAAGAAAAGTATGGAGCAGCGCAAGCAGGGCGAGACTTACACGTTCTATGACGGACCGCCGACGGCCAACGGCAAGCCGCATATCGGTCATGTGGAGACGCGTACGATCAAGGATATGATCCCGAGATTTCAGGCGATGAAGGGAAAATATGTGCCGCGTAAAGCCGGTTGGGATACGCACGGACTGCCGGTAGAGCTTGGTGTGGAGAAGATGCTCGGCTTAAACGGCAAGGAACAGATTGAGGAGTACGGAATCGAGCCGTTCATCAAAAAATGTAAGGAATCCGTGTGGGAGTACAAGGGCATGTGGGAGGATTTCTCCGACATCGTCGGTTTCTGGGCGGATATGGAGAACCCATATATTACCTATGACAACAATTTCATCGAGTCCGAGTGGTGGGCGTTAAAGCAGATCTGGGACAAGAAGCTTCTGTACAAGGGCTTTAAGATTGTTCCGTACTGCCCGCGCTGTGGAACTCCGCTTTCCTCACAGGAGGTGGCGCAGGGATATAAGACGGTCAAGGAGCGTTCCGCTGTGGTTCGTTTCAAGGTTGTTGGAGAGGATGCCTACTTCCTCGCATGGACCACGACGCCGTGGACACTTCCGTCAAACGTGGCACTCTGCGTGAACCCGGAGGATACCTACTGCAAGGTAAAGGCAGCCGACGGTTATACCTATTATATGGCGGAGGCACTGCTCGATAAAGTGCTCGGACGGCTTGGAACACCAGCCGAAAAGGGCAAGGACGGCGAGCCGGATACGCCGGAGGTAAAGGCTTACGAGGTGCTTGAGACCTATAAGGGAAGCGAGCTTGAGCGCAAGGAGTATGAGCCGCTGTACGCCTGCGCAAAAGAAGTGGCGGACAGACAGCACAAGAAGGGATTTTTCGTGACCTGCGACACCTACGTTACGATGTCAGACGGTACCGGAATCGTTCACATCGCTCCTGCATTTGGTGAGGACGATGCGAATGTCGGCAGAAAATATGACCTGCCGTTCGTGCAGTTTGTAGACGGAAAGGGTGAACTGACCAAGGAGACGCCGTATGCCGGCATTTTCGTGAAAAAAGCAGACCCGGAGGTGTTGAAGGATCTGGAGGCACAGGGCAAGCTTTTCGACGCGCCGAAGTTCGAGCATGAGTATCCGCACTGCTGGAGATGCGATACCCCGCTCATCTACTATGCGAGAGAGTCCTGGTTCATCAAGATGACCGCTGTGAAGGACGATATGATCCGCAACAACAATACGGTCAACTGGATTCCGGAATCCATCGGAAAAGGACGTTTCGGCGACTGGCTTGAGAATATTCAGGACTGGGGTATTTCCCGTAACCGTTACTGGGGAACTCCGTTAAATATCTGGGAGTGCGAGGGCTGCGGACATCAGGAGTCCATCGGCAGCCGCGCGGAGCTTGCAGAGAAAAGCGGCGATCCGAAGGCTGCGGAGGTCGAACTTCACCGTCCGTATATCGATGAAGTGACCTTTACCTGCCCGGACTGCGGCAAGACCATGAAGCGTGTGCCGGAAGTTATCGACTGCTGGTTTGATTCCGGTGCGATGCCGTTTGCACAGCATCACTATCCGTTCGAGAATCAGGATCTGTTTGCGCAGCAGTTCCCTGCCAAATTCATTTCCGAGGGTGTGGATCAGACCCGTGGATGGTTCTATTCCCTGATGGCGGAGAGTACACTG
This region includes:
- the ileS gene encoding isoleucine--tRNA ligase; translation: MYNKVDTNLNFVDREKQVREFWKDNDIFKKSMEQRKQGETYTFYDGPPTANGKPHIGHVETRTIKDMIPRFQAMKGKYVPRKAGWDTHGLPVELGVEKMLGLNGKEQIEEYGIEPFIKKCKESVWEYKGMWEDFSDIVGFWADMENPYITYDNNFIESEWWALKQIWDKKLLYKGFKIVPYCPRCGTPLSSQEVAQGYKTVKERSAVVRFKVVGEDAYFLAWTTTPWTLPSNVALCVNPEDTYCKVKAADGYTYYMAEALLDKVLGRLGTPAEKGKDGEPDTPEVKAYEVLETYKGSELERKEYEPLYACAKEVADRQHKKGFFVTCDTYVTMSDGTGIVHIAPAFGEDDANVGRKYDLPFVQFVDGKGELTKETPYAGIFVKKADPEVLKDLEAQGKLFDAPKFEHEYPHCWRCDTPLIYYARESWFIKMTAVKDDMIRNNNTVNWIPESIGKGRFGDWLENIQDWGISRNRYWGTPLNIWECEGCGHQESIGSRAELAEKSGDPKAAEVELHRPYIDEVTFTCPDCGKTMKRVPEVIDCWFDSGAMPFAQHHYPFENQDLFAQQFPAKFISEGVDQTRGWFYSLMAESTLLFNKAPFENVIVMGHVQDENGQKMSKSKGNAVDPFEALSAYGADAIRWYFYTSSAPWIPKRFNGKLVQEGQRKFMGTLWNTYAFFVLYANIDNFDASKYVLAYEKLSVMDKWLLSKLNTVIKEVDNNLSNYRIPEAARALDDFVDDMSNWYVRRSRERFWAKGMEQDKINAYMTLYTALVTICKCAAPMIPFMTEDIYQNLVRSVDQTAPESIHLCDFPVANEVYIDAELEKNMDEVLKIVVMGRACRNSANIKNRQPIGNMFVKAPSALPEFFVEIIEDELNVKKVTFTDDVSAYTSYTFKPQLRTVGPKYGKFLGQIQKALAALDGNAAMAELKANGVLALPSVDESVKLAEEDLLITITQMEGYVTEGDNTVTVVLDTNLTPELIEEGFVREIISKIQTMRKEAGFEVMDQITIYHKSDEKVSGIFEQYGDTIKSDVLGVNVVADTAGAFADEPEVYSKEWNINGEHVLLGVKKGGN